A stretch of DNA from Syngnathus acus chromosome 1, fSynAcu1.2, whole genome shotgun sequence:
CTTCACCTGTGTTATAAAAAGGGGAGCTGTTAGTAGACGTTTGCTAGGTGGTCATGTCAGGGAACAGGATGGTAGCGTTTGCGttggtgtttgttttgctcgcatgtactgctgctgctgctgcaactGGGAGCAAAACAGTTGAGCGGTTCCAAGCTGGGAGGGAGGAAGCAAAAAGCGCTGCAGGCAGACAGGAGCCTCTGCCGCCACGCACGGTTAGACGGGCACACCTTTCCGAGGAAGAGCGTGTCATTATGGCCAAACAAATCATGCAAGCAATCTCAGGTATGTTGTGGGTTTGGGGCGTGAAGAAAATGGGTCGAGGCGAGGGCTGCTATCCAACAGGTGCTCCCACATGTGTGCCTCACGTGGTTCATTTCGGAATGCTCTGTTCACAGAGATGGTGAGCTCCGACTGCATGATGGACCGTGACTATCAGGGCTGGGTGGATTTTGGACGGCGGGACGCTGAATGAAAGCGGGCCGGCCGccgatgctgctgctgcttcagtGTTCAACCAATGAGCTGTTGTTGATTTAATACTCTTGCAATGCCATGAATAAAGTTTTTTGCAAATTCAATCTTGACAACTGAAGCAATATGGAAATACAACATTTTATTCACAGGTGGGATagtatatacacacactgcAATATTATAGAGAATGCAAATACAGACAGAGCACGTTCAAAGTGCTGACAATAGTGTTTTGGTTAACGTCAAGCACAAGTGACCATAACGTGCTCTTCGTTTCATTCCCTTTTAAAACTACAGGATCCTATGCCCTTATGCTACAGATAACTGTGTGAATTCCTCTACTTTCCATGATTGTTCGGTATACGGCTTTCTAAAGTACATATGTACCATTACTGTGTTTTCTAACACAACGGAATGAAATTTCCTATGAAGTCATGAAtatgatgatgtttttttttttttaaagacattcATTCACTTGATTTAAAATGAGTGCTTTGGAGCAGTTTGATGCCCAAACAACATTCGCCATGTGAAAACAGCTAAAGGTGAAAATCAACGATTCAGTGCAGTCATTGTTTCGTCCTCTCAGTGCATCGTCGTCTACTTCCGTTAATGTAATTATACATgatcatattatatacaatattttttgtcaataCAGCAGGTAATACACAGGAAGACCAGAATATGTTTCAGTGCAATTTGAAAGTTCATCAGTGTGA
This window harbors:
- the LOC119119483 gene encoding gastrin/cholecystokinin-like peptide; amino-acid sequence: MSGNRMVAFALVFVLLACTAAAAATGSKTVERFQAGREEAKSAAGRQEPLPPRTVRRAHLSEEERVIMAKQIMQAISEMVSSDCMMDRDYQGWVDFGRRDAE